In Haliscomenobacter hydrossis DSM 1100, the DNA window AGAAGCCACAAAGCAGCTATCGCTCCATCAATTCGATGTCATCATTTTAGATTTAGCCCTACGAGGTACATCTAGTTTTGATAGAGGCTTCATATTTCTAAAAGAGCTAAATGTAGCGATCAAATTTTCAATTCCTATAATCGTATTGACTAAAGATATGAATGAAGGTTCTATGCAAAGAGCCTTAAATCAAGGTGCTGCGGGTTTTTATCAAAAAGGAGTATACAATCCTAGATGGATACAAGAACAAATCATTGAAATTATTACGGCATTTTCTAAGGGTACCCCCCCTATTGACCCATTTTTTTCCCATAAAAAATCGCTTATCTATCAGAGGCAGCAATTGTTAAAAAAATTAAAACAAAACAACATCAAAATTATTTTTTCTATCGAAGGAAAAGTAGGAGTAGGTAAACAATTTTTAGTCAAATATTTACGAAACAACGGTATAAACATAGAATTACATGATTTTGAAATCACTTCAACTTTTGATATTCGTAATTTTGATTCTGTTATAAATGTGATAGCGATAAACAATATTTCAAGAACTTCACTAGAGACACAAAGGGAAATATTTAACAATATTCGTGATTTTAATGTTTCCTTTATTTTTTTACTCGATGAGACCTTTTATGATTATTATGATAAAGGCTTAATCCTTGATGAACTTTTTGATTTGGTAATGAAAAATACTCGTATGTCACTTCCTGTATTAAAAGAGCGTACCGAAGACATTTCTGATTTAATAAATACATTTTTAGCTGAACCTAGCATCTGTCCAAAACATCTACCTTATTTTGCTAAAACATCAGATCAAGTTTTCACCGAAGACGTGCTCAATCTGTTTTACACTTATGATTGGAAGACCAATATTCGAGAATTACGACATTTTATTCAGTATACAATGTGCCAGGTAATCATTCGCAAGCATAGAGAGAAAAATTACCCTGAAATCATTGGTCAAGATTTGTTACCCATTCGATTAAAACCTATTGAAGTTGAGATTCGCCTCGAAGAGCCTGATCATCGACTGAAAGAAGCTCATGAATTTTTGCATAAGATAAATATTGCGATGAACCAAAATGAGAATAATTTCGAATCTGCGGCGGAGGCGCTAAATAAGGATGTATCCATCATAAAAAAACAGTTAAAGCACTATTTTGATTTGGTTCCTAGTGCTTTCGATAAAGACAGATATGCAAGTATTTTCGGATTTTTAGAATTTAATATTTTTTTTTGTTATGCACCGGAATCTGAAGATATTTATAATGAGTTAAAAAAACATTTATCTTCTCTCTCAAAACATCCACTTTGTAAAGTCACCCATAATCAGAAGCCTTTTCTAGGAAGTAATTTGGTTAATCAATTAAAGACTCAATTAAGTCAATCAAAAATAATTTGCTTCATCATATGCAAAGACCTTTTTTCATCGGAAAGTTCAAAGTGTAGGGTTCCTTTAGAGTATATACCTCGTAAAAAAGAGAACCAAGATGTGGTTCCAATTATTGGTAAGAGCTATGCTTGGGAAGAATTACCAGAATTTAAAGATTTGGAAGCACTACCTAGAAATGGACAGCCCATCATGCACAACAACTCGTTCAGTGATGAGATACTGACTCAGGTCGCAAAAGAAATAAAAGCGCTATTCAATGAGCGGCTATTTCGCTAAATTGAAAGTTGAAATTGGTGATAAAGGTAAACATTCACCAATCAAACTTCAACAAAGAAACCCCCTGCCTAGGCAACTGAACATTCATTTTCAAGCTCCCATTGCTGGTTTTTACATAACTCGGCGAACTCAACAACGTCAACTGCCCGGCCTTTTCCAAAATCGCAATTTGTTCCGCACTCGGATTTTCGGGCGAGCCCATTTTTTTCCAAACCTCATACGCATTGCTGTTCTCGTCATCAATCCGGTAATGGTGAACATTGAGCGTTTTGGCCGTAAATCCTTTTAAATTGAGCTCAATCGCAGCGTCCTCAGTGCGAACATCGTCGTCGTGGTAATGCCAAAGCATGACGGCAGCGGAATTTAGATCTTTACTTGCCAGGGCATCAATGTCGGCATTTTTGCCGCGCACGCTGGAATCGCGAACCATGGCATAAGTATACTTTTGGTTGCCCGATACAGCGACCCTTTTTCCCGACATCAGGGCAAACATGCGGAATACATTGAGTACAGGTTTGTCGATGCCGTTGGTGGCCAAATCGCGAAATCCGTAGAAATAAGGCTGGTTTTCAAACTCAAAAGACCAGCTCACTACGCCTTTTAAATTGACTTTGAAATAGTCTGCGAGGGCGTATTTTCGGGCAAAAGAGGCGGCGGTGTAGCTGGAATACATCGTGCCATTGCGGTAGGCGTTTTGCGGATTGGTTTTCATGCCACAAGCCGCGCAGCCCTCGGGGTCAGACTCCCCAATGATGATGGGCAGGTGTTTGAGGGTAGGGTAGGAGGCTACAATTCTGAATCCTTCGGAAATGTCCCGCAACTGCGTACCCATGTTCATTTGCACATGTCCATCGACAATTTTGGGCGAACCTTTGGCATGAAAAGTGATGAAATCCAGCGGAGAGCCTACTTTCCCGGTAACGTAATTTTTGCCAGAAATACAGTGGTTGAGGAAGGTTTTTAAAAAATCGGCGGCTTTGTTCCAGCTTGGCCCTGTCGTTTCAGGGCCACCAATTTTGATGGTGGGCAACGCTCTTTTGGCGGCATCGGCGGTGTAGTCGTACAGTTTGCAATATTCCTCCACGGTACCTTTCCAGTAGCCGATGTTGGGTTCGTTCCAGAGTTCCCAGTACCAGCTTTCTACTTCGGCTTTGCCGTAGCGTGCTACCGCGTGTTTGACCCAGGTGTAGACCAAATCAGCCCACTTTTTGTAATCCTTGGGGGGATAAGCCCAGCCGGTATACACCTTGTCATAAGGCATTCCCGGCTGCCAGTGGTGCTCGTAGGGTTGCGGGTTGGTGGAGAGGGCTTCGGGCATGAAGCTGAATTGCGCCATCGGCTTGATGCCTCTTTGCAGGTAAGTGTCAAATATTTTGTCCACAATGGTAAAATCGTAAACGGGATTGCCTTGGGCATCTTCGGTGTAAATATTGGTGGAGCCCCACTTCAGGTTCATGGTGTCATGCCCGGAAGTCAGCAGGTTGTGTGCCCGGAAATACACCGGTACCGGACTCATGGCGCTCAATTCTGACAGCAATTTTTTGCCGTCTTTCATGTAGGCATAATTGGGCTCGTCGGCGCCGAACCAGGCCCAAAATGGGCGCATTTCACCAATTTCTTTGCTGAAGTCAACATTGATGATGGTTTTTTGAGCAAAAACAAATTGAGTAGCACCAAAGAGCAGGCAGCAAAGGATAAATTTTTTCATCCCAAAGGAATTAGATGGCCAATGAATTTTGTTTGTTCGTACTATAACGCTCAAAATAACTTTTTACCAGGACATTGATGAAACGTTTGAGGTAGGCTTCGTTAAAAAAGGTATTGGACCAGTTTTCGAAACGTTGACTTTGAATGCCCAGATAGAAAAAATATAAGTATACACCCAGCATCGGCAGCACTCGTTTCTCTTCGGCACTGAGGGGCGTAACAGATTCGTAACCCCGGATGAAGCTTAGTACTTTGGGCAAACATTCGGGTTTGTCCCTTTCTACACTGTGCACCTGCAAGACGTAATAGGCCACATCCAGGCACAACCAGCCATTGCCACAAAAATCAAAATCAAAAATGGTGATTTCGCCCGTTTTGCTGATGTTGAGGTTGTCGAACCAGATATCCAG includes these proteins:
- a CDS encoding response regulator, which encodes MYKILLIDDEPKDMKNSFLSVGWELVEAINEEEATKQLSLHQFDVIILDLALRGTSSFDRGFIFLKELNVAIKFSIPIIVLTKDMNEGSMQRALNQGAAGFYQKGVYNPRWIQEQIIEIITAFSKGTPPIDPFFSHKKSLIYQRQQLLKKLKQNNIKIIFSIEGKVGVGKQFLVKYLRNNGINIELHDFEITSTFDIRNFDSVINVIAINNISRTSLETQREIFNNIRDFNVSFIFLLDETFYDYYDKGLILDELFDLVMKNTRMSLPVLKERTEDISDLINTFLAEPSICPKHLPYFAKTSDQVFTEDVLNLFYTYDWKTNIRELRHFIQYTMCQVIIRKHREKNYPEIIGQDLLPIRLKPIEVEIRLEEPDHRLKEAHEFLHKINIAMNQNENNFESAAEALNKDVSIIKKQLKHYFDLVPSAFDKDRYASIFGFLEFNIFFCYAPESEDIYNELKKHLSSLSKHPLCKVTHNQKPFLGSNLVNQLKTQLSQSKIICFIICKDLFSSESSKCRVPLEYIPRKKENQDVVPIIGKSYAWEELPEFKDLEALPRNGQPIMHNNSFSDEILTQVAKEIKALFNERLFR
- a CDS encoding GH39 family glycosyl hydrolase produces the protein MKKFILCCLLFGATQFVFAQKTIINVDFSKEIGEMRPFWAWFGADEPNYAYMKDGKKLLSELSAMSPVPVYFRAHNLLTSGHDTMNLKWGSTNIYTEDAQGNPVYDFTIVDKIFDTYLQRGIKPMAQFSFMPEALSTNPQPYEHHWQPGMPYDKVYTGWAYPPKDYKKWADLVYTWVKHAVARYGKAEVESWYWELWNEPNIGYWKGTVEEYCKLYDYTADAAKRALPTIKIGGPETTGPSWNKAADFLKTFLNHCISGKNYVTGKVGSPLDFITFHAKGSPKIVDGHVQMNMGTQLRDISEGFRIVASYPTLKHLPIIIGESDPEGCAACGMKTNPQNAYRNGTMYSSYTAASFARKYALADYFKVNLKGVVSWSFEFENQPYFYGFRDLATNGIDKPVLNVFRMFALMSGKRVAVSGNQKYTYAMVRDSSVRGKNADIDALASKDLNSAAVMLWHYHDDDVRTEDAAIELNLKGFTAKTLNVHHYRIDDENSNAYEVWKKMGSPENPSAEQIAILEKAGQLTLLSSPSYVKTSNGSLKMNVQLPRQGVSLLKFDW
- a CDS encoding phosphotransferase enzyme family protein, producing MVYFCATQKYLLDYLADIQAQELRTGAVHLDIWFDNLNISKTGEITIFDFDFCGNGWLCLDVAYYVLQVHSVERDKPECLPKVLSFIRGYESVTPLSAEEKRVLPMLGVYLYFFYLGIQSQRFENWSNTFFNEAYLKRFINVLVKSYFERYSTNKQNSLAI